From a single Endozoicomonas euniceicola genomic region:
- a CDS encoding LysR family transcriptional regulator, translated as MNHSIEQLTAFIAVYEEGSFALAAHKEKKHASTLSKHVSNLEIDLGFELFVRKASALAPNERADELYQYAKAIEFEVRQFNYRALSFLRELPSRLTLAIDSSILGLQLTPAVSALSRQYPTLELAFIEGDTLECIKRTQSGEADLAVLLSTEHYSLDFAVSKLLTFPVVSVTSPEYARQFGIEPGAEISQHTRRQMRQIILQSFQDMGHNQTQKASHHIYRVNSFPCALDLIRHGLGWGNQPRLQCQQLIDSGELIEFSAEQEKNFRWSADAIWLASKPLSEPLQMLITALSETSESL; from the coding sequence TTGAACCACAGTATTGAACAGCTCACTGCCTTTATTGCCGTTTACGAAGAGGGCAGCTTTGCCCTTGCTGCCCATAAGGAAAAAAAACACGCTTCGACCTTAAGTAAGCACGTCAGCAATCTGGAGATTGATCTGGGGTTTGAACTGTTTGTACGCAAGGCCAGTGCCCTGGCGCCCAATGAGCGGGCAGACGAACTCTACCAGTACGCCAAAGCCATAGAGTTTGAAGTCAGGCAGTTTAACTACCGGGCATTGAGTTTTCTGCGGGAACTGCCTTCCAGACTGACGCTGGCCATCGACAGCTCAATCCTGGGGCTACAACTGACTCCGGCCGTCTCTGCCCTGTCCCGCCAGTACCCCACTCTGGAACTGGCTTTTATTGAAGGGGATACACTGGAGTGCATCAAGCGAACCCAAAGCGGAGAAGCTGATTTGGCAGTATTGCTGTCAACGGAACATTACAGCCTGGATTTCGCCGTTTCCAAGCTTCTGACCTTTCCCGTAGTCAGCGTGACCAGCCCTGAATACGCCAGGCAGTTTGGTATAGAGCCCGGTGCCGAAATCAGCCAGCACACCCGCCGCCAGATGCGACAGATTATCCTGCAATCGTTTCAGGACATGGGACACAACCAGACACAAAAGGCCAGTCATCATATCTACCGGGTCAACAGCTTTCCCTGCGCCCTGGATTTGATTCGTCATGGCTTAGGCTGGGGTAATCAGCCGCGCCTCCAGTGCCAGCAGCTGATTGACAGTGGTGAATTAATTGAGTTCAGCGCTGAGCAGGAAAAAAACTTTCGCTGGTCCGCGGACGCCATCTGGCTGGCTTCCAAGCCTCTGTCTGAACCGTTGCAAATGTTGATTACCGCGCTCAGTGAGACTTCAGAGTCGTTGTGA
- a CDS encoding J domain-containing protein, translating to MQSADYDPGEYNSESTFLPPVNLHQLHQLAEDEQPATRTNHNAKVTIDDQSAYLQDILLDIDNGYWVILIIETDESGKPVAVSKIHTGIHYLSSQPSEILDSSNTVKPASLTTRSEHQQKILNGVILPLLKDRQATPGQHPEFYDLPETIPEESNFNFTPVETTDEMTETETETTPEPEPTACNEGASTSTEPTSHDKETTRTQLLSLLKVLDDAHYTGSIVDQLNNNHEFQCLFSVLPGSFIDLLNNDFDTLLTLPNKHLMEFLRMASMLAHNNNENSSAEGLTYYFDKLLQVFHGDAFTPIEGQKYVSRDKFFKILINLPEIAWQNSREPDPELQAFGSDGETAVSNEVIDEAASLCGYRSPFSQDNKPKTRRRYHILPIRDILEPAWNKYRPAKGSEDIYIHLDKYPPTREKQSLSALNSLNSGFYSMPLEEALLHVDRSSSNNIYSVHAGSGITFNFASAEQLFAYYQKNQFLYVIIRRLAYSPEYYLPRSLSSGLSEKDLSSTQTQALNLFGLSLDQLMQPDAINLITARFRKEALRCHPDKGGTKKAFQDLDNAKDILLTLAIIYGKRAE from the coding sequence GTGCAGTCAGCTGACTATGACCCTGGGGAATATAACTCTGAATCAACTTTTTTACCTCCCGTTAATCTGCACCAACTGCATCAGCTAGCAGAAGACGAACAACCAGCCACCAGAACGAATCACAACGCAAAAGTAACAATCGACGACCAGAGCGCCTACCTGCAGGATATTCTGCTGGACATTGATAACGGCTACTGGGTTATTTTGATTATTGAAACCGACGAGTCAGGCAAGCCCGTTGCCGTCAGTAAAATACACACCGGAATTCACTACCTGAGCTCACAGCCATCGGAGATTCTGGATAGTAGCAACACTGTAAAACCAGCCTCCCTCACCACTCGAAGCGAGCACCAGCAAAAGATTCTCAATGGCGTTATATTGCCTCTATTGAAGGACAGACAAGCGACTCCAGGCCAGCATCCTGAGTTTTATGATTTACCTGAAACCATACCAGAGGAGTCAAATTTTAATTTCACACCTGTGGAAACTACAGATGAGATGACTGAGACTGAGACTGAGACTACACCAGAACCGGAACCAACGGCATGTAACGAAGGCGCATCCACTTCCACTGAGCCAACCAGCCATGATAAAGAAACCACCAGAACTCAGCTCTTGTCTCTGTTAAAAGTACTCGATGATGCTCATTACACAGGATCCATCGTGGATCAATTAAATAACAACCACGAGTTTCAGTGCTTATTCAGCGTACTGCCAGGTTCGTTTATTGATCTCCTGAACAACGACTTTGATACCCTGCTGACGTTACCAAACAAGCACCTCATGGAATTTCTTCGCATGGCTTCAATGCTCGCCCATAACAATAACGAAAATTCATCAGCAGAAGGTCTTACTTATTATTTTGATAAGTTATTGCAGGTTTTCCATGGGGATGCCTTCACACCAATAGAAGGACAGAAATATGTTAGCCGAGACAAGTTTTTTAAGATACTGATCAACCTTCCTGAGATTGCCTGGCAAAACAGCAGAGAGCCCGATCCTGAGCTTCAGGCTTTTGGCAGCGATGGGGAAACAGCAGTCTCTAATGAAGTTATTGACGAAGCAGCCTCTTTATGTGGGTACCGGTCTCCATTCAGTCAAGACAACAAGCCAAAAACCAGAAGACGGTACCACATCCTCCCCATTCGCGACATTCTCGAACCCGCCTGGAATAAATATAGGCCAGCCAAGGGCAGTGAGGATATATACATACATCTTGATAAATATCCACCAACCCGAGAGAAGCAATCATTATCAGCATTGAATAGTTTAAACTCAGGCTTCTACTCGATGCCGTTGGAAGAAGCCTTGTTACATGTTGACCGGTCTTCCAGCAACAACATTTACTCTGTCCATGCCGGATCCGGAATCACATTCAACTTTGCCTCAGCAGAACAGCTGTTTGCTTATTACCAGAAAAATCAATTCCTGTATGTCATTATCCGTCGTCTCGCTTACTCCCCAGAGTATTACCTCCCCCGTTCTCTCTCCAGCGGGCTATCAGAAAAAGACCTTTCAAGTACCCAGACACAAGCCCTGAACTTGTTTGGTCTGAGCCTGGACCAGCTAATGCAGCCTGATGCCATTAATCTGATTACAGCCCGTTTCCGCAAGGAAGCTTTACGCTGCCACCCGGATAAGGGTGGCACAAAAAAAGCGTTTCAGGATCTGGACAATGCCAAAGATATCCTTCTGACACTCGCCATAATCTACGGAAAAAGAGCTGAGTAG
- a CDS encoding amidohydrolase, with the protein MKAKPFLLSSLALSLALATGSASAGENADTVYVNGQVYTVNTDQAWAEAFAVKDGKFVKLGSSKEIMAFKDADSKVVDLKGQFVMPGFIDAHTHPVRVKMVENVFFNNSTANLEHKTPEEFGKLLQEYAKGRGADKEWIFGKAFSWSYFHNTGVTMDRHYLDKYIPDRPAAIEDEGGHVVVVNTRALELAGITKDTKAAEGGKILLDEKGEPNGHLVAGPAIQQVLKYHPAHRMKDVTEAAVESMKEINAFGITSVKVMEGDREQMQAYHDLDKAGKLTMDVNMHPYINEFYFGKSILPALKEKHKYETERFRVDGVKTFIDSSPFGRAAALHKPYAGSDDYGKLYTPYERFKDEMIMYNGMGLAVTTHTVGDRGMSLVLKAMEESAKVNGIEKVRELRNHIAHCFMVEDQDFARAKNVNATMEFSPGFWTPMPVYEMLAQDMPNGMEDIKNFFPIKKAIAEGNNYVAASDWSQSPLDPLQHIETLTTRRMPGASESEKSMNPDAVIPLENAIRSYTLNAAVSLRLEDKVGSLEKGKKANFQIMSNNLFEVPKNQVHAQYPTKVYYEGKLIAENDRKPVEAS; encoded by the coding sequence GTGAAAGCAAAACCATTCCTGTTGTCATCCCTGGCCCTGTCGCTGGCACTGGCCACAGGCTCAGCCAGTGCGGGCGAGAACGCTGACACTGTTTATGTAAACGGTCAGGTCTACACCGTTAATACCGATCAGGCATGGGCTGAAGCGTTTGCTGTCAAGGACGGCAAATTTGTCAAGCTGGGCAGCAGCAAAGAGATTATGGCGTTCAAAGATGCCGACTCCAAAGTGGTTGACCTGAAAGGTCAGTTTGTAATGCCGGGCTTTATCGACGCCCACACCCACCCGGTACGGGTTAAGATGGTGGAAAACGTTTTCTTTAACAACAGTACCGCCAACCTGGAACATAAAACCCCGGAAGAGTTCGGGAAGCTGCTTCAGGAGTATGCAAAAGGACGTGGCGCTGATAAAGAATGGATCTTCGGTAAGGCCTTCTCCTGGTCTTACTTCCACAATACCGGCGTGACCATGGATCGCCACTATCTGGATAAATACATCCCAGACCGTCCTGCTGCCATTGAAGACGAAGGGGGGCACGTGGTGGTAGTGAACACCAGGGCTTTGGAGCTGGCAGGTATCACTAAAGACACCAAAGCTGCTGAAGGGGGCAAAATCCTGTTGGATGAAAAAGGTGAGCCAAATGGCCATCTGGTGGCTGGGCCCGCGATCCAGCAGGTACTAAAGTACCACCCTGCTCATCGGATGAAAGATGTCACTGAAGCGGCCGTCGAATCCATGAAGGAGATCAACGCGTTCGGTATTACATCGGTGAAAGTGATGGAAGGTGATCGCGAGCAGATGCAGGCGTACCACGACCTGGACAAGGCGGGCAAGTTGACCATGGACGTCAATATGCACCCGTATATCAATGAATTCTACTTCGGCAAATCCATTCTGCCTGCCCTGAAAGAGAAGCATAAATACGAAACCGAGCGTTTTCGTGTTGACGGCGTAAAAACCTTTATCGACTCCTCTCCTTTTGGTCGTGCGGCGGCACTGCACAAGCCTTACGCTGGCTCCGATGATTACGGCAAGCTTTACACGCCTTATGAGCGCTTTAAAGATGAAATGATCATGTACAACGGCATGGGACTGGCGGTGACCACCCACACCGTGGGTGACCGGGGCATGTCTCTGGTGCTGAAGGCTATGGAAGAGTCCGCCAAAGTCAACGGTATTGAAAAAGTCCGTGAGCTGCGTAACCACATTGCTCACTGCTTTATGGTGGAGGATCAGGATTTTGCCCGGGCTAAAAACGTAAACGCCACCATGGAGTTCTCCCCGGGTTTCTGGACGCCAATGCCGGTTTACGAAATGCTGGCTCAGGACATGCCTAACGGTATGGAAGATATCAAGAACTTCTTCCCAATCAAGAAGGCTATCGCTGAGGGCAACAACTACGTAGCGGCCAGTGACTGGAGCCAGTCTCCCCTGGACCCACTGCAGCACATTGAAACGCTGACTACCCGCCGCATGCCAGGCGCGAGTGAATCCGAGAAGAGCATGAACCCGGACGCCGTGATTCCGCTGGAGAACGCCATTCGCTCTTACACGCTGAATGCAGCCGTCTCTCTGCGTCTGGAAGATAAGGTGGGCAGCCTTGAAAAAGGCAAGAAAGCCAACTTCCAGATCATGAGTAACAACCTGTTTGAGGTACCGAAGAACCAGGTTCATGCCCAGTACCCGACCAAGGTCTACTACGAAGGCAAGCTGATTGCGGAGAATGACCGCAAGCCTGTAGAAGCATCATAA
- a CDS encoding serine hydrolase domain-containing protein: MKKTLLATVISMAAFGANAFTLDKADTDTLDKLAGYGITQANWDDGEFTSLTFIDSHRLLNHATMYPAKQGRTFEKSSRALDMSAPVQDVDGFELTIEELLRDRLHNRTMVVLQDGKLVHEHYWSGTNKDTLQLAQSITKSFASSLAAIAQEEGHLKFSDPIDKYLPEAKGTVIEGQPLQHALDMRTGFGLIDADNQNAYASDWDMSMAKAIGWYGEPTDWVGVQEYTKHLNKTAYEAGKKYEYHSYNTEVLGLITARATDQHWSQYFEDKIWKQGGFNSKATIFVGKDDQPMACGGLSMTTRDAATMGDIWAHDGKAQDGTQVIPKAFLDGIWAGDKEVKAAWALGKEAALADGFYKDQFRILNLDGKPWMVGIGVHGQVLAVEKESKTVVAMFGNYNVASSARFAVDGFHTALPTILNNIR; encoded by the coding sequence ATGAAAAAAACGCTACTCGCCACCGTTATTAGCATGGCTGCATTCGGAGCCAATGCCTTCACACTGGATAAGGCGGATACAGACACTCTGGATAAGCTGGCTGGCTATGGCATCACCCAGGCTAACTGGGATGACGGTGAGTTCACCTCGCTAACCTTTATTGACTCCCACCGTCTGCTGAACCACGCCACCATGTACCCTGCGAAGCAAGGCCGTACTTTTGAGAAGTCTTCCAGGGCGCTGGATATGTCCGCACCGGTTCAGGATGTCGATGGTTTTGAGTTGACCATTGAGGAACTGTTACGGGATCGCCTGCATAACCGCACCATGGTGGTACTGCAGGACGGCAAACTGGTGCATGAGCATTACTGGTCAGGCACCAACAAAGACACTCTGCAACTGGCTCAGAGTATTACCAAATCCTTTGCCAGCTCCCTGGCCGCGATCGCTCAGGAAGAAGGCCACCTGAAGTTTTCCGACCCGATTGACAAGTACCTGCCCGAAGCAAAAGGCACAGTGATCGAAGGCCAGCCCCTGCAACACGCACTGGATATGCGCACCGGTTTCGGACTGATTGACGCCGACAACCAGAACGCTTACGCCAGTGACTGGGATATGAGCATGGCGAAAGCCATCGGCTGGTACGGTGAGCCGACTGACTGGGTGGGCGTACAGGAATACACCAAACACCTGAACAAAACCGCTTACGAGGCGGGTAAAAAGTATGAATACCACAGCTACAACACCGAAGTGCTGGGTCTGATCACAGCGCGCGCTACCGACCAGCACTGGAGCCAGTACTTTGAAGACAAGATCTGGAAGCAGGGTGGGTTCAACTCCAAAGCCACCATCTTTGTCGGCAAAGACGATCAGCCCATGGCCTGTGGCGGCCTGTCCATGACTACCCGTGATGCGGCTACCATGGGTGACATCTGGGCGCACGACGGCAAGGCGCAGGACGGCACCCAGGTGATTCCGAAGGCGTTCCTGGATGGAATCTGGGCGGGTGATAAGGAAGTTAAAGCGGCCTGGGCACTGGGTAAAGAAGCGGCACTGGCTGACGGTTTCTACAAAGACCAGTTCCGCATCCTGAACCTCGATGGTAAGCCGTGGATGGTAGGCATTGGTGTTCATGGCCAGGTTCTGGCGGTGGAAAAAGAGAGTAAGACCGTTGTCGCCATGTTTGGTAACTACAACGTCGCATCCAGTGCACGTTTTGCGGTCGATGGTTTCCATACGGCCCTCCCGACCATTCTTAATAACATCAGGTAA
- a CDS encoding cation transporter translates to MFSDRRIRTSATALVIDLALTGFRIFLAWLTASVALSADALHSLSDVLVSLALLLSMAYRFREERSGDERRIQRAIKVEGMAVILVSLLILAVPYEIYDQTLTVQNEPITHAWWGIAGIGVVMVLLLFISRLKMLVGIEADSEALKADSLHTKVDLMTSGAVMLSLTGSLIGFNIDEYVALLIALMILITGAELLVTGVRTLSGHDAPDVSLLERCYQTLVRYLPDHIPVEAVARRCRQLASQLWKPVCAVATVVYLTSGITVVPQGFMGVHTRLGKMIDNHIQPGLVWSLPQPFEQVTLLPEGQLYSIAIGSKNSFLRPSYGAKLWYSIKQSQLSREDADYLLTGDEKLMFFTADLQYRLTDPSAELNRFTHIEELLVNLANAVLTRSSAKVSFAQLQQEGFSDYAATLAEQITAEVEPFQLPVEVVSVNVQQIEPPAYLVSQYRDALDAYQESHTLVNQAEGWRLTEIPKARAQHFLVKSEARAQASQRIHSAEGESRHFKALARVYHKAPEAYRFNQQVDIARSALTGKPFTVIDPAFSSQDFRIWGNPYGSPMFQPLQTLPESPSSEPQPDEEVPALSLPDLTQQPVINNGYPDYLNEMSEGERNLSAGERELLENFRIFRSGP, encoded by the coding sequence ATGTTTTCAGACAGACGTATTCGCACATCGGCAACGGCACTTGTTATTGACCTGGCATTGACCGGATTTCGTATTTTTCTGGCCTGGCTCACTGCCAGTGTGGCGTTAAGCGCTGATGCCCTGCACTCCCTGAGTGATGTGCTGGTGTCATTGGCGTTGTTGCTGAGCATGGCTTATCGCTTCCGGGAGGAGCGCAGTGGTGATGAACGACGAATTCAGCGCGCCATTAAAGTGGAGGGAATGGCGGTCATTCTGGTATCGCTGCTGATTCTGGCCGTACCTTATGAGATTTATGACCAGACCCTGACGGTACAGAATGAACCGATCACTCACGCCTGGTGGGGTATCGCCGGTATCGGTGTGGTCATGGTGCTGCTGTTGTTTATTTCCCGCCTGAAAATGCTGGTGGGTATCGAAGCAGACTCGGAAGCACTGAAAGCCGACAGCCTCCACACCAAGGTGGACCTGATGACCTCCGGGGCGGTGATGCTGTCCCTGACCGGCTCCCTGATCGGTTTTAATATTGATGAATATGTGGCACTGCTGATCGCTCTGATGATTTTGATCACGGGGGCTGAGCTGCTGGTCACGGGGGTGCGTACCCTGTCCGGACACGATGCGCCGGATGTCTCTTTGCTGGAACGGTGCTACCAGACACTGGTTCGCTATCTGCCCGACCACATCCCTGTTGAGGCCGTAGCGCGTCGTTGCCGACAGTTAGCCAGCCAGTTGTGGAAGCCTGTCTGTGCAGTAGCTACCGTCGTCTATCTGACCTCTGGTATAACGGTTGTCCCCCAGGGCTTTATGGGCGTTCACACCCGGCTGGGCAAAATGATTGACAATCACATTCAGCCTGGTCTGGTCTGGTCTTTACCCCAGCCCTTTGAGCAGGTGACTTTGCTTCCGGAAGGGCAGCTGTATTCCATTGCCATTGGCAGCAAAAATTCTTTTCTGCGCCCGTCTTACGGGGCAAAGTTGTGGTACTCCATCAAGCAAAGCCAGCTAAGCCGGGAAGATGCGGACTATCTGCTCACCGGCGATGAAAAGCTGATGTTTTTTACCGCAGACCTTCAGTACCGGCTCACAGACCCCAGCGCCGAACTGAACCGGTTTACTCATATTGAAGAACTGCTGGTGAATCTGGCCAATGCGGTGTTGACCCGCAGTAGCGCCAAAGTCAGTTTTGCCCAGCTGCAACAGGAAGGTTTCAGTGATTATGCGGCAACTCTGGCGGAGCAGATTACTGCTGAGGTGGAACCGTTTCAGCTGCCGGTTGAAGTGGTGTCAGTCAACGTCCAGCAAATTGAGCCACCGGCCTATCTGGTCAGTCAGTACCGTGACGCCCTGGACGCTTATCAGGAGAGCCATACCCTGGTTAATCAGGCTGAGGGCTGGCGTTTAACGGAAATTCCCAAAGCGCGGGCGCAGCATTTTCTGGTGAAATCCGAAGCCAGGGCACAGGCGAGCCAGCGAATCCATTCCGCTGAAGGTGAGAGCCGTCATTTTAAAGCGTTAGCCAGGGTCTACCATAAAGCGCCTGAGGCCTACCGGTTTAATCAACAGGTGGATATTGCCCGGAGCGCATTGACGGGAAAACCGTTTACGGTGATCGACCCGGCTTTCAGCAGTCAGGATTTTCGCATCTGGGGCAATCCCTATGGAAGCCCGATGTTCCAGCCTCTCCAGACATTGCCGGAATCGCCATCTTCTGAACCTCAGCCAGACGAAGAGGTACCGGCTTTATCGCTTCCGGATCTCACTCAGCAACCGGTTATCAATAACGGCTATCCGGACTATCTGAACGAGATGAGTGAAGGAGAACGCAACCTCAGTGCCGGGGAGCGGGAGTTGTTGGAGAATTTCAGAATATTCAGGTCAGGTCCATGA